From a region of the Salinispira pacifica genome:
- a CDS encoding site-specific DNA-methyltransferase, with the protein MQNLLEDLTKLFSKEEKYTSEGRILKNVIVEDALKLEPMLIKLLLSDKKIKKHFFQDIEGTFVFDKIKFQKFISNKQFLPDSYTAFKNKVGLTTDDEYITEKKDVVLSWPYKDCVLEGRQDKEDAKRDEIFWNETLAPDEIDRLLSPKVLTNWKKFDKDGEHTVEEVSEKDNLIIKGNNLLGLSSILKNYREKVKLIYIDPPYNTGSDSFKYNDNFNHSTWLTFMRNRLMLAKELLKRDGVLCVHCDENEQGYLKVLMDNVFNDENYINSIVIKTKTAGVSGTHAGKSFQKSHETIHIYTKNFNDFQFVEQQYLMLPFQEYLKEMKEEGTSFKYTSVLLNSSPGIYFKSKRKFKPVKSTSFPRVRP; encoded by the coding sequence ATGCAGAATTTACTTGAAGATTTAACCAAACTTTTTTCAAAAGAAGAAAAATACACCTCAGAAGGAAGAATACTAAAAAACGTCATTGTTGAAGACGCATTAAAGCTTGAACCGATGCTAATAAAGCTTCTTCTTTCAGACAAAAAGATAAAAAAGCATTTCTTTCAGGATATTGAAGGCACATTTGTTTTTGATAAGATAAAATTCCAGAAATTTATCAGCAATAAACAATTTCTGCCCGACTCTTACACTGCTTTCAAGAATAAAGTCGGACTCACTACAGATGATGAATACATCACCGAAAAAAAAGATGTTGTTTTAAGCTGGCCGTATAAAGACTGTGTGCTGGAAGGTAGACAGGATAAAGAAGATGCAAAGCGGGATGAAATATTCTGGAATGAAACCCTTGCTCCTGATGAGATTGATAGACTTTTAAGCCCGAAGGTTTTAACTAATTGGAAAAAGTTTGATAAAGATGGTGAACATACAGTTGAGGAAGTTTCTGAAAAAGATAATCTGATAATAAAAGGAAACAATCTTTTAGGGCTTTCTTCAATTTTAAAGAATTATCGGGAGAAAGTAAAACTTATTTACATTGATCCTCCGTATAATACTGGTAGCGATAGCTTTAAATACAATGACAACTTCAACCATTCCACTTGGTTAACATTTATGAGAAATCGCTTAATGCTTGCAAAAGAATTACTTAAAAGAGATGGAGTGCTATGTGTCCATTGTGATGAGAACGAACAAGGCTATCTTAAAGTTCTAATGGATAATGTTTTCAATGATGAGAATTATATAAATTCAATAGTTATAAAAACTAAAACTGCAGGTGTAAGCGGTACACATGCAGGTAAGAGCTTTCAGAAATCCCATGAAACTATTCATATATATACTAAAAACTTTAATGACTTTCAATTTGTTGAGCAGCAATATTTAATGCTACCCTTTCAAGAATATTTAAAAGAAATGAAAGAAGAAGGCACTAGTTTTAAATATACTTCTGTTTTGTTAAATAGTAGCCCAGGTATTTATTTTAAAAGTAAGCGTAAATTTAAGCCTGTAAAATCGACTTCATTTCCAAGAGTTCGTCCTTAA
- a CDS encoding ATP-dependent nuclease: MKIKTVKIHNFRSIKEESFDLDAFSLLVGENNAGKTNVISALRVFYEEGGTKYNDKKDFPKFDTDDKESWIELTLILSDEENELIKEEYKTTDKVLKVRRYFKSDDKERVDSKNSNIFAYEKGELSKNQFYGAKNISSAKLGSAIYIPEMSKTSDTLKLSGPSPLRDITNFVFKKIVSNSPSYSQLNTALEDFNKEFKDESEGDEFSLNSLVQDINEQISHWEIDFGFKINAIKPEDIVKNLLNHYVTDRNLKDSEVDIDNLGQGLQRHIMYTLIRLSSKYVDKKTPKKKDFNPDFTLLLFEEPEAFLHPSQQEYLNLSLKRLSKENQILITTHSTTFVSKNINQLPSIIKVNKNSGRTSIYQIKNEVLEKLWDTNTGMYKYFSDLLVNDSSDPKLIKFINNKHLGEETPDILKKIDDESFRYALWLDTERASAFFAKHVLICEGATEKVIFDYLIANSWEELQKKQIYVLDSMGKFNIHRYMNLFSELGINHSVLYDGDGEKIGQEEINNYIKSNKNDFTCEIDFFDVDMESFLGYEAPKRKDIKPLTALSKLANNEISEEKIQDLKEKITNLLQKKD, encoded by the coding sequence ATGAAAATTAAAACTGTAAAAATTCACAATTTCAGGTCAATTAAAGAAGAATCATTCGATCTTGATGCCTTTAGTCTATTAGTCGGTGAAAACAATGCTGGCAAAACAAATGTAATTTCCGCACTTCGAGTTTTTTATGAAGAAGGTGGTACTAAATACAATGACAAGAAAGATTTTCCCAAGTTCGATACTGATGATAAAGAATCGTGGATTGAATTAACTCTTATCTTGTCAGATGAAGAAAATGAACTTATCAAAGAAGAATATAAAACTACTGATAAGGTTCTGAAAGTCAGAAGATATTTTAAATCTGATGATAAAGAACGGGTTGATTCGAAGAATAGCAATATTTTTGCTTATGAAAAGGGTGAATTATCTAAGAATCAATTTTATGGGGCGAAAAACATATCTTCCGCTAAATTGGGTTCTGCTATTTACATCCCTGAAATGTCTAAAACTTCTGACACTTTAAAACTATCTGGCCCATCCCCATTAAGAGACATAACAAACTTTGTTTTCAAGAAAATTGTTTCAAATAGCCCTTCCTACTCGCAATTAAACACAGCTCTTGAAGATTTCAATAAAGAATTTAAAGATGAATCTGAAGGAGACGAGTTCTCTCTAAACAGCCTTGTTCAGGATATCAATGAGCAGATTTCTCATTGGGAAATAGATTTTGGTTTTAAAATTAATGCAATAAAACCGGAAGATATAGTAAAAAACCTTCTAAATCACTATGTAACTGATAGAAACCTCAAGGATTCAGAAGTCGATATTGATAATTTAGGCCAGGGATTACAGAGGCACATTATGTATACTCTCATTCGTTTAAGCAGTAAATATGTGGACAAGAAAACACCAAAGAAAAAGGATTTCAACCCTGATTTCACCTTGTTGCTATTCGAAGAGCCAGAGGCTTTTTTACACCCTTCACAACAGGAATATTTAAATCTAAGTCTGAAGAGACTTTCAAAAGAAAATCAAATATTGATAACAACTCATTCCACAACATTCGTAAGTAAGAACATCAATCAGTTGCCATCTATAATAAAAGTAAACAAAAACAGCGGAAGAACATCAATATATCAAATAAAGAATGAAGTTCTTGAAAAGTTATGGGATACGAATACAGGCATGTATAAGTATTTTTCAGATTTATTAGTAAATGATAGTAGTGACCCGAAACTGATTAAATTTATAAATAATAAGCACCTTGGTGAAGAAACTCCAGATATTCTTAAGAAGATTGATGATGAAAGTTTCCGATATGCTTTATGGCTTGATACAGAGAGAGCATCAGCTTTTTTCGCCAAACATGTATTGATTTGTGAAGGTGCAACTGAAAAAGTAATATTTGATTATCTTATAGCTAATTCTTGGGAAGAGTTACAAAAAAAGCAGATTTATGTATTAGATTCCATGGGTAAATTCAACATACATCGATATATGAATCTTTTTTCAGAGCTTGGTATAAATCATTCTGTACTTTATGACGGTGATGGTGAAAAAATCGGTCAGGAAGAAATTAACAATTATATTAAAAGTAACAAAAACGATTTTACATGCGAAATAGACTTCTTTGATGTAGATATGGAGTCATTTCTAGGGTACGAAGCACCTAAAAGGAAAGATATTAAACCTTTGACAGCTTTATCAAAGCTGGCAAATAATGAAATATCAGAAGAAAAAATACAAGATTTGAAAGAAAAAATTACCAACCTTCTCCAAAAGAAGGATTGA
- a CDS encoding GxxExxY protein, producing the protein MLYEELSKTVLDGVFSVHRELGPGLLEQPYHNALYMAFRELGCTVGYEQQFEVLFRGEVVGEYYADLVVNGCIVVEVKAVAALNEQHEAQLLNYLRISGCSLGYVVNFAPRRVEFMRRVLSG; encoded by the coding sequence ATGCTGTATGAGGAGTTGTCGAAGACGGTTTTAGACGGAGTGTTTTCAGTTCACCGTGAATTGGGTCCGGGTCTTTTGGAGCAGCCGTATCACAATGCATTGTACATGGCATTTCGGGAGCTGGGGTGCACGGTAGGCTATGAGCAGCAGTTTGAGGTGTTGTTTCGGGGGGAAGTAGTTGGAGAGTACTACGCAGACCTTGTTGTAAACGGGTGTATTGTGGTGGAGGTAAAGGCGGTAGCCGCATTGAATGAACAGCACGAGGCTCAGTTGCTGAATTATTTGCGCATTTCTGGGTGCAGCCTCGGCTATGTCGTGAACTTTGCGCCCAGGAGGGTGGAATTCATGCGAAGGGTGCTCAGCGGGTGA
- a CDS encoding radical SAM protein, producing the protein MAQQISEERFVLAEKYTYVFGPVPSRRLGMSLGIDLVPKKVCSLDCVYCEVGKTTKLTLERMEYIRYDRVISELEQCLKGTPRIDFITFSGSGEPTLNSRIGDVLTWIKTHYPGLRTAILTNGTLLSDPEVRESILAADVILPSLDAASQKVFERINRPTAELDVAACIQGVMDLRKEFTGEVWLEVLFLKGFNDSKDELDLLKTAIKNIDPDRVQLNTLDRPGVVADLIPLSVQDLQDIREYWNMPNVEIIALPQDRSAIESYDGDVESAILETIARRPCTLEDLHAFLGIHTNEINKYLGTLEAKGQITSVTLDRGVFFTAT; encoded by the coding sequence ATGGCGCAACAGATAAGCGAAGAGAGGTTTGTTTTGGCAGAGAAGTATACGTATGTTTTCGGACCAGTGCCGTCGAGGCGGTTGGGGATGTCCCTGGGCATAGATTTGGTGCCCAAAAAAGTATGCTCCCTGGATTGTGTGTATTGTGAGGTGGGGAAAACCACAAAGCTTACTCTGGAGAGAATGGAATACATACGGTACGATCGGGTTATTTCAGAACTGGAGCAGTGTTTGAAGGGGACTCCCCGTATCGATTTCATCACCTTTTCGGGTTCCGGGGAACCGACGCTCAACAGCCGGATTGGTGATGTTTTAACCTGGATCAAAACACATTACCCCGGCTTGAGAACGGCTATTCTCACCAACGGAACTCTGTTATCTGATCCGGAGGTTCGGGAGTCGATCCTTGCTGCGGATGTTATCCTGCCTTCCCTGGATGCAGCCAGTCAGAAGGTTTTCGAGAGAATCAACCGGCCGACAGCGGAACTGGATGTAGCAGCCTGTATTCAGGGAGTCATGGACCTGCGGAAGGAGTTCACCGGTGAGGTTTGGCTGGAGGTTCTGTTCCTGAAAGGGTTTAACGATTCGAAGGATGAGCTGGATTTGTTGAAGACGGCAATTAAGAATATCGATCCTGACCGCGTCCAGCTGAATACCCTGGATCGCCCGGGTGTTGTTGCAGATTTGATTCCCCTCAGCGTACAGGATTTGCAGGATATTCGTGAGTATTGGAACATGCCCAATGTGGAGATTATTGCACTGCCTCAGGATCGTTCAGCCATTGAGTCGTATGACGGTGATGTTGAGTCTGCCATTTTGGAAACTATCGCACGGCGGCCGTGCACTCTTGAAGATTTACACGCATTTCTGGGAATTCATACAAATGAGATCAATAAGTACCTGGGAACTCTGGAGGCCAAAGGACAGATTACTTCGGTGACTCTTGATCGGGGTGTATTTTTCACCGCTACATGA
- a CDS encoding mechanosensitive ion channel family protein — protein MTDLMENILTNLGLSVSTAVILEKSLFVLAVLLLSWLADIISKKVLLKVLTDLTRKTAATWDDIIVRRGVFKNLAHFAPALVLYFLLPAIFTQSGDILAVIQRIILVYMVGVTVLVLDSLLSAVQHIYQGYEVSKNRPIKGYIQVGKIVLYAIGMALMITTLLNRSPLGLLSGIGALSAVIMLVFRDSILGLVSSIQLTANNLIRIGDWIEVPQFGADGDVVDITLQTVKVQNFDKTIVTFPIYALTSSSFRNWRGMAEAGGRRIKRAISMDINTIRFLTEEEMDNLQKISLISSYLKQRRQEISEHRSEDPPGGGLANTRRLTNIGTFRAHVAAYLSAHPQISNEMTFLVRQLPPGPTGLPIEIYVFSRNTIWAIYESIQADIFDHLLAVAPEFGLRVYQQPGSYDMSRIFDSVHPRSS, from the coding sequence ATGACCGATCTCATGGAAAATATCCTTACCAACCTCGGATTATCCGTCTCCACCGCCGTCATCCTGGAAAAGTCGCTGTTTGTACTCGCCGTTTTGCTGCTCAGCTGGCTCGCCGATATAATCAGTAAGAAAGTCCTTCTGAAAGTCCTCACCGATCTCACCAGAAAAACAGCCGCCACCTGGGATGACATCATCGTAAGACGGGGCGTTTTCAAGAATCTGGCCCACTTCGCCCCCGCACTCGTTCTGTACTTTCTCCTTCCTGCCATATTTACACAGTCCGGTGACATTCTGGCCGTAATTCAGCGCATAATCCTCGTCTACATGGTGGGGGTTACCGTGCTCGTGCTGGACTCCCTGCTCAGCGCTGTTCAGCACATTTACCAGGGCTATGAGGTATCCAAAAACCGTCCCATTAAAGGCTATATTCAGGTGGGGAAAATTGTGTTGTACGCCATCGGTATGGCCCTGATGATCACCACCCTGCTGAACCGCTCCCCCCTGGGCCTGTTATCGGGTATCGGCGCCCTGTCGGCGGTCATCATGCTGGTCTTCCGGGATTCCATCCTGGGCCTGGTCTCATCCATCCAGCTCACCGCCAACAATCTCATCCGCATCGGCGACTGGATAGAAGTCCCCCAGTTCGGTGCCGATGGTGATGTGGTGGATATCACCCTGCAGACTGTGAAGGTGCAGAACTTCGACAAAACCATAGTCACCTTTCCCATCTATGCACTCACCAGCTCCAGCTTCCGGAACTGGAGGGGCATGGCCGAGGCCGGCGGCCGGAGAATTAAACGCGCCATTTCCATGGATATCAACACCATCAGATTTTTAACCGAGGAAGAGATGGACAATCTTCAGAAGATATCCCTGATCAGCTCCTACCTGAAACAACGGCGGCAGGAAATATCTGAACATCGCAGTGAAGATCCTCCCGGCGGCGGTCTGGCGAATACCCGCCGATTAACCAATATCGGTACATTTCGTGCCCATGTGGCCGCCTACCTCAGCGCCCATCCTCAGATCAGCAATGAAATGACATTTCTGGTGCGGCAGCTTCCCCCGGGACCCACCGGACTGCCCATTGAAATATATGTCTTCAGCCGGAATACCATATGGGCGATTTATGAAAGCATTCAGGCTGATATTTTTGACCACCTTCTGGCGGTGGCTCCGGAGTTCGGGCTTCGGGTGTACCAACAGCCCGGCAGTTACGACATGTCCCGGATATTCGATTCCGTTCATCCCCGAAGCTCATAG
- the ligA gene encoding NAD-dependent DNA ligase LigA, producing MSPNTDPRTRMDELVEQLQHHEYAYYVLSQPEITDREYDNLYHELETLEKEQPDIRRADSPTRRVGSDLSSQLPEVDHSIPVLSLDKAYGIDEIRQWIRRCAKGLSHPFHIIIEEKMDGSSLVLYYRGGELDMAVTRGNGRVGNDITENVRTIRMIPLRLSRNVDAAIRGEVYMTVSDFQAISGEGEYANPRNFASGTLRRIKSRDVARVPLRFFAYEPYGESFGDSHEDNLRQLKELGLVVNPHQTRIPVDGEDEDSLARAITEIEKYLDMSTRRRGDLDYEIDGMVLKIDEIPFREELGYTGHHPRWAIAYKFESPRGVTTVNSIDVQVGRTGRITPVARIEPVFVGGTTISNVTLHNQDYISALSLAPGDTVAVSRRGDVIPAIEEVVEKGEGEHPLWTMPESCPSCATALEKTGAHHFCPNFDCPDRQKGRLIFFTGRNQMDIDNLGSETVITLLKEGLISDVPDLFRLNYDDIAALEGFAEKKAELIRQGIDAARHRPYRQVLVSLGIHDLGPKMAELLEEAGYRSIDQLYELIDRGGEAELTEIKGIGEKTVETVVEQLKEPRMRDMIAELKDVGLNFQAEEPSPAGDLPPQIFRDQRWCVTGSFETFKPRSSAMEEVKLRGGEAVSDVSSKTTHLLAGEKAGSKLEKARKLGVRVVSEEEFLAMLKES from the coding sequence ATGTCCCCGAACACAGACCCCCGCACCCGCATGGATGAACTGGTAGAACAGCTTCAGCACCACGAATACGCATACTATGTTCTCAGCCAACCGGAAATAACCGACCGTGAATACGACAACCTCTACCATGAACTGGAAACGCTGGAGAAAGAGCAGCCCGACATCAGGAGAGCTGACAGCCCCACCAGACGTGTAGGGTCTGACCTGAGTTCCCAGCTTCCCGAGGTTGACCACAGTATTCCCGTCCTCAGTCTGGATAAGGCCTACGGCATCGATGAAATCCGCCAATGGATACGCCGCTGTGCCAAAGGGCTCTCCCATCCCTTCCACATAATAATAGAGGAAAAAATGGACGGCTCATCCCTGGTGCTGTATTACCGCGGTGGCGAACTGGACATGGCCGTAACCCGGGGCAACGGCAGAGTCGGCAACGACATCACCGAAAATGTGCGCACCATCCGCATGATCCCCCTGCGGCTGAGCAGGAACGTGGATGCGGCGATCCGGGGTGAAGTCTATATGACGGTGAGCGATTTTCAGGCCATCAGCGGGGAAGGGGAGTACGCCAATCCCCGGAATTTCGCCAGCGGAACCTTGCGGAGAATCAAAAGCCGGGATGTGGCACGGGTTCCCCTGCGCTTCTTTGCATACGAACCCTACGGCGAGAGTTTCGGCGACTCTCATGAGGATAATCTGAGGCAGCTCAAGGAGCTGGGACTGGTGGTAAATCCCCACCAGACCAGAATTCCGGTGGATGGGGAAGACGAGGATTCTCTGGCCCGGGCCATCACGGAAATAGAGAAATATCTGGATATGAGCACCCGCCGCAGAGGCGATCTGGACTACGAAATCGACGGCATGGTGCTGAAGATCGATGAGATTCCCTTCCGGGAGGAGCTGGGCTACACCGGCCATCATCCCCGCTGGGCCATCGCCTACAAATTCGAAAGCCCCCGGGGCGTAACCACCGTAAACAGCATAGACGTTCAGGTGGGACGAACCGGCCGCATCACCCCGGTGGCCCGGATAGAACCGGTGTTTGTGGGCGGCACCACCATCTCCAATGTGACCCTCCACAATCAGGACTATATTTCCGCCCTGAGCCTTGCTCCCGGCGATACGGTTGCGGTAAGCCGGCGGGGAGACGTGATCCCCGCAATTGAGGAAGTGGTTGAAAAGGGGGAAGGGGAGCATCCCCTGTGGACCATGCCCGAATCCTGCCCGTCCTGCGCTACCGCATTGGAAAAAACCGGAGCCCATCACTTCTGCCCCAATTTCGACTGCCCCGATCGTCAGAAGGGGCGGCTGATCTTTTTTACCGGCCGTAATCAGATGGATATTGATAATCTGGGCTCGGAGACGGTGATCACCCTGCTGAAAGAGGGGCTGATTTCCGATGTTCCCGACCTTTTTCGCCTGAATTATGATGATATTGCCGCTTTGGAGGGCTTTGCCGAGAAAAAAGCCGAGCTGATACGCCAGGGGATCGATGCCGCCCGGCACCGGCCCTACCGGCAGGTGCTTGTGAGCCTGGGCATCCACGATCTGGGACCGAAAATGGCCGAGCTTCTTGAGGAGGCAGGCTACCGCAGCATCGATCAGCTCTACGAACTGATTGACCGGGGCGGGGAGGCCGAGCTGACCGAAATTAAGGGGATCGGGGAAAAAACCGTGGAAACCGTGGTTGAGCAGCTGAAGGAACCCAGAATGCGGGATATGATCGCCGAACTGAAGGATGTGGGCCTGAATTTCCAGGCTGAAGAACCTTCCCCCGCCGGTGATCTGCCCCCACAGATCTTCCGGGACCAGAGATGGTGCGTAACCGGAAGCTTTGAGACCTTCAAACCCCGATCTTCCGCCATGGAAGAGGTGAAACTCCGGGGCGGGGAAGCGGTGAGCGATGTGAGTTCCAAAACCACCCATCTCCTTGCCGGAGAAAAAGCCGGCAGCAAGCTGGAGAAGGCCCGAAAACTGGGTGTCCGGGTTGTCAGCGAAGAAGAATTTCTGGCCATGCTGAAAGAATCCTGA
- the sfsA gene encoding DNA/RNA nuclease SfsA — MKDAIQLFRPHSRGRFLFRKNRFVIRVIHEEGFETDVHAPNPGKLLELYLPGTEVLLEKHSNPARKLPWSLAALRHGEAWVPMVSAAANSAAAELAVPALFPHASGLRREVKSGDHRLDLAFENGTDSWMAEVKSCSLVEAGAAMFPDAPSIRACEHLELLMELQKSEGIRGLLLFVINHGSPEYVIPNYHNDPRFALTLIRAREEGVSIRSVITRSEDDGRTLLTGDPPAEPGLLLQGVKELVREDAGLILDVEYLPEEKRWQAGVSIHPGELSRALNKAPKRATGRTTGPGSATGRGAGRVRIPMRSRASEILQTAQRLHELLDRWAGHASGHASGHAFGDAENRQFAFPGNPLHIPQLNRSIFQLRHRISLEQLQGR, encoded by the coding sequence ATGAAAGATGCGATTCAATTATTCCGGCCCCATTCTCGGGGCCGTTTTTTATTCAGAAAAAACCGCTTTGTAATCCGGGTGATCCATGAAGAGGGCTTCGAAACCGACGTTCATGCGCCCAATCCCGGCAAGCTTTTGGAACTGTACCTTCCGGGCACAGAGGTTCTTCTGGAGAAGCACTCCAACCCCGCACGCAAACTGCCCTGGTCTCTGGCTGCATTGCGCCACGGGGAGGCCTGGGTTCCAATGGTAAGCGCAGCCGCAAACTCTGCGGCCGCCGAACTGGCGGTTCCCGCCCTGTTTCCCCATGCTTCCGGACTGCGCAGGGAGGTGAAATCCGGCGATCACCGTCTGGATCTGGCGTTTGAGAACGGTACGGATTCCTGGATGGCCGAGGTGAAATCATGCAGCCTTGTGGAAGCAGGTGCGGCCATGTTCCCCGATGCGCCGAGCATCCGTGCCTGTGAACATCTGGAACTTCTCATGGAGCTTCAGAAGAGCGAAGGGATCCGCGGCCTTCTTCTGTTTGTGATCAACCACGGCAGCCCGGAGTATGTTATTCCCAATTACCACAACGATCCCCGGTTCGCCCTCACCCTGATCAGAGCCCGGGAGGAAGGGGTGAGCATCCGGAGCGTTATCACCCGAAGCGAAGACGACGGGCGCACCCTCCTTACCGGAGATCCTCCGGCGGAACCCGGGCTTCTGCTTCAGGGGGTAAAAGAACTTGTCCGGGAAGACGCCGGACTGATCCTGGACGTGGAATATCTCCCTGAAGAAAAGCGATGGCAGGCTGGAGTTTCGATTCACCCCGGGGAATTAAGCAGAGCACTGAACAAAGCACCGAAAAGAGCAACAGGAAGAACAACAGGGCCGGGATCGGCGACGGGCCGGGGGGCCGGCAGGGTCCGCATTCCCATGCGAAGCAGGGCCTCTGAAATCCTGCAGACCGCCCAACGCCTTCATGAGCTGCTGGACCGGTGGGCCGGGCATGCTTCCGGCCATGCTTCCGGCCATGCTTTTGGGGATGCAGAGAACCGGCAGTTCGCCTTCCCCGGCAACCCGCTGCACATTCCCCAGCTGAACCGCAGCATATTCCAGCTGCGCCACCGTATCAGCCTGGAACAGCTGCAAGGCCGTTAG
- the fabZ gene encoding 3-hydroxyacyl-ACP dehydratase FabZ, whose protein sequence is MRDIKELLPHREPFLFVDELVEAGKENIVATRVYTSSEPFFQGHFPQYPVVPGVILVETMAQCGGAGVRQAGVLEDDKLFFLATIDKVKFRRQVRPDEKVRFEITNNRISPKMLKQSGVAYVGDEVAAEAEWMCLVGDAPA, encoded by the coding sequence ATGAGAGATATCAAAGAATTATTGCCCCACCGCGAACCATTCCTCTTTGTGGATGAGCTCGTGGAAGCCGGTAAGGAAAACATCGTTGCCACCCGGGTGTACACATCCTCCGAGCCCTTTTTTCAGGGACATTTTCCCCAGTACCCGGTTGTTCCCGGCGTAATCCTGGTGGAGACCATGGCTCAGTGCGGAGGCGCAGGAGTCCGTCAGGCGGGAGTGCTTGAAGATGACAAGCTCTTTTTCCTGGCCACCATCGACAAGGTGAAATTCCGCCGGCAGGTTCGCCCGGATGAAAAGGTGCGCTTCGAAATTACCAACAACCGCATCAGCCCGAAGATGCTGAAGCAGTCCGGAGTTGCCTATGTGGGAGACGAAGTGGCCGCTGAAGCGGAGTGGATGTGCCTGGTGGGTGATGCGCCGGCATAA
- the accB gene encoding acetyl-CoA carboxylase biotin carboxyl carrier protein, with protein sequence MDMKDIFELIDKFDESGISEIRYKTEQESITLKKGSEPQVFHSSPVYQPVPGAMGSLPPQHDAQTFPSVNTDAREQKSTDAATDGAETITAPIVGTFYRSPAPDSPPFVDEGSTVKAGSTICIIEAMKVLNELEADFDMEVVKILVENGQMIEYGTPLFEVKRV encoded by the coding sequence ATGGATATGAAGGATATTTTCGAACTTATTGATAAGTTTGATGAAAGCGGGATATCAGAAATCCGCTATAAAACCGAACAGGAAAGCATTACGTTGAAAAAAGGGTCTGAACCCCAGGTATTTCACAGCAGCCCCGTATATCAGCCGGTCCCCGGAGCCATGGGCTCCCTTCCCCCGCAGCATGATGCCCAGACTTTCCCTTCAGTGAATACTGATGCAAGGGAACAGAAATCAACTGATGCTGCAACGGATGGAGCCGAAACCATCACTGCTCCCATTGTGGGCACCTTTTACCGCTCCCCTGCACCGGACAGTCCTCCCTTTGTGGACGAGGGCAGCACGGTGAAGGCCGGGAGCACCATCTGTATAATTGAAGCCATGAAGGTTCTCAATGAACTTGAAGCGGATTTCGATATGGAAGTCGTGAAGATTCTGGTGGAGAACGGTCAGATGATTGAATACGGAACTCCCCTGTTTGAGGTGAAACGCGTATGA